Proteins from one Halovivax limisalsi genomic window:
- a CDS encoding PH domain-containing protein: MEALHGRTRLLWMVFGLVWGVGAAVCLLAIDRWLYGLPTTAVAAVGAVVALVGLLYGARRYSAWGFELQADSLYLERGVVTFVETAVPFVRVQHVDTQFGPLERLLGLSSVVVYTAGSRNADVRIPGLRPERARELQDTLRELAVESATEDAV; encoded by the coding sequence ATGGAAGCACTGCACGGCCGGACTCGCCTCCTCTGGATGGTCTTCGGACTGGTGTGGGGGGTCGGCGCGGCGGTCTGTCTCCTGGCGATCGATCGGTGGCTGTACGGCCTCCCGACGACCGCCGTGGCCGCCGTCGGCGCCGTCGTCGCCCTCGTCGGGCTGCTCTACGGTGCCAGGCGGTACAGCGCCTGGGGATTCGAACTGCAGGCGGATTCGCTCTACCTGGAGCGGGGCGTCGTCACGTTCGTCGAGACGGCCGTTCCGTTCGTCCGGGTCCAGCACGTCGATACGCAGTTCGGCCCGCTCGAACGCCTCCTCGGACTCTCCTCGGTCGTCGTCTACACCGCGGGGTCGCGGAACGCGGACGTACGAATCCCCGGTCTCAGACCGGAACGGGCCCGCGAGCTCCAGGATACGCTCCGCGAATTGGCCGTCGAGAGCGCCACGGAAGACGCGGTATGA
- a CDS encoding BolA family protein, producing MEPESVERLIEDELEDASATVRRARDEHDDDHLAATVISPAFEGESLVDQHQLVYDALGEHMTTDIHALELSTYTPEEDAE from the coding sequence ATGGAACCCGAATCGGTCGAACGCCTCATCGAGGACGAACTCGAGGACGCGAGCGCGACGGTCCGTCGAGCGCGCGACGAGCACGACGACGATCACCTGGCCGCCACCGTGATCTCGCCCGCGTTCGAAGGCGAGTCGCTGGTCGACCAGCACCAGCTCGTCTACGACGCCCTCGGCGAGCACATGACGACCGACATTCACGCCTTGGAACTGTCGACGTACACGCCGGAGGAGGACGCGGAGTGA